In Dyadobacter subterraneus, a single genomic region encodes these proteins:
- a CDS encoding SusC/RagA family TonB-linked outer membrane protein: protein MKSCVPRPVVQSGKIIKIILLNLLLASSFASYASNVSLHLADKIVKGKVTDAANNSTLPGVNVVVKGTSTGTSTDADGNFTISVPSESSVLVFSFVGFVSQEIPVGNKTTLSVSLTSDSKALSEVVVIGYGTVKKSDLTGSVATIKGEQLMDKPVPNVSQALQGKIAGVEVSVNSNAPGAAAKVRVRGLGSINSNIDPLYVVDGVIGVDGNSINPNDIASLEVLKDASSTAIYGARGANGVIMITTKRGRVGGTKVSYDGNVNVSDLYRHVKTLNSEQFVQTYNTAFANGQKFDPAGGTWAPAAALNHANYPKLFDANDKPLYDTNWEKEVYKPATSHNHQLNFQGGSDKTLFSVSLGYLNQKGLMATSGFDRYSARITMDSDINKWLKVGGSLSGIKSKQRLVSDGNGGLNVPRMVSEEVPIVPVKYPDGTWGGNNDIAGLEGGPNPVNIANNRYTINNTFQLLGNNYLQFHITKDLDFKTDFGYNISSQKNNFFSSQNLAHLSADQGGVASIRNYQNTYWQSENYLTYNKTINSRQRFTALLGASWQQYNQETNYVETQNFIDDVFSWHTLGSGSVKASSTSGDYKWAMNSYFARVTYNLDEKYLFTATGRYDGSSKFGENNKFAFFPSVGGAWRVSEEGFLKGNKNITNLKVRASYGMSGNQEIGQYQSIAQIQPGTTVLGGAQQSTLLPSYLGNPNLKWERSLQFDAGVELGIRENINLVVDYYNRTTKDLLLQAPIPWSAGETNANVYQNVGSVRNSGFEVALNTTNIQTDNFTWTTNFIFAANKNKILKLNHGNADIFPGPNFLGQTNILRVGESIGSLYGMTRLGTYSTDEADLAAAHNLKPGDRKYVYNADGSNYYSIIGRTTPKWTGTFSSTLKYKAWDFTFDIRFVEGLNTAATFKHSTEDRQTLANSLATVLDAWTPTHQNTMISQVRNYKFAQDSHFDTWWVENGSFIRGQNFMLGYSLQDPLLQKLKLSRLRVYASVQNLFVITKYTGYDPEVDTFNSGYGANSSFSQNLDFFANPRPRVWNLGATLTF, encoded by the coding sequence ATGAAAAGTTGTGTACCAAGACCCGTCGTTCAGTCGGGCAAGATTATTAAAATAATCTTACTGAACTTATTGCTGGCAAGCAGTTTTGCCTCTTATGCAAGTAACGTGTCGCTGCATTTGGCAGATAAAATAGTTAAAGGAAAGGTAACAGATGCCGCTAATAATTCGACCCTGCCGGGTGTGAATGTCGTTGTAAAAGGAACAAGCACTGGAACATCAACAGATGCGGATGGAAATTTTACAATTTCTGTACCAAGTGAATCGTCTGTCCTTGTATTCAGCTTTGTTGGTTTTGTAAGTCAGGAAATTCCGGTAGGTAATAAGACAACTTTGTCTGTTTCACTTACTTCTGATTCAAAAGCACTTAGCGAAGTGGTTGTAATTGGTTATGGAACAGTGAAAAAATCGGATCTGACCGGATCGGTTGCAACGATTAAAGGTGAGCAGCTGATGGACAAACCGGTTCCCAACGTTTCTCAGGCTTTGCAGGGTAAAATTGCTGGGGTTGAAGTAAGCGTAAACAGCAATGCACCGGGTGCAGCAGCAAAAGTGCGGGTTCGTGGTTTGGGTTCTATTAACTCCAATATTGATCCGCTTTATGTAGTGGATGGTGTGATCGGTGTTGACGGAAACTCTATTAACCCAAATGATATTGCTTCACTTGAAGTTCTGAAAGATGCCTCATCCACAGCGATTTATGGTGCGAGAGGTGCGAATGGTGTCATCATGATCACCACAAAACGCGGAAGAGTGGGCGGAACAAAAGTATCTTATGATGGAAACGTAAACGTGAGTGATTTGTACCGTCACGTAAAAACGCTGAATTCTGAGCAGTTTGTTCAGACCTATAATACTGCCTTTGCAAACGGACAAAAATTTGATCCTGCGGGCGGTACCTGGGCACCAGCGGCGGCATTAAATCATGCCAATTACCCGAAATTATTTGATGCAAATGATAAACCTTTGTACGATACTAACTGGGAAAAGGAAGTGTATAAACCTGCTACTTCACACAATCACCAATTGAATTTTCAAGGGGGAAGTGATAAAACTTTGTTCAGTGTATCACTGGGTTACCTGAATCAAAAAGGTTTGATGGCCACGTCCGGATTTGATCGTTATTCTGCAAGAATTACGATGGACAGTGATATTAACAAATGGCTGAAAGTAGGGGGTAGCCTTTCCGGTATCAAAAGCAAACAACGTCTGGTATCTGATGGTAATGGCGGTTTGAACGTCCCGCGTATGGTTTCAGAAGAAGTTCCTATTGTTCCGGTAAAATATCCTGACGGAACATGGGGTGGAAATAATGATATTGCCGGACTTGAAGGAGGACCAAACCCTGTAAATATTGCAAACAATCGTTATACGATCAATAATACATTCCAGCTTCTTGGTAACAATTATTTGCAATTTCACATTACCAAGGATCTGGATTTCAAAACAGATTTTGGTTATAATATCAGTTCCCAAAAAAATAATTTCTTTTCTTCCCAAAACCTGGCTCACTTATCGGCTGATCAGGGTGGTGTGGCAAGTATCAGAAATTATCAAAATACGTACTGGCAGTCTGAAAACTACCTGACTTATAATAAAACGATAAATTCCCGTCAGCGTTTTACTGCTTTATTGGGAGCGTCGTGGCAGCAGTATAACCAGGAAACAAACTATGTAGAAACGCAGAATTTTATTGATGATGTTTTTTCATGGCATACGCTTGGTTCCGGATCTGTTAAAGCTTCTTCAACATCAGGTGATTACAAATGGGCGATGAATTCATACTTTGCCCGTGTGACTTATAATCTGGATGAAAAGTATTTGTTCACAGCGACAGGCCGTTATGACGGATCTTCCAAATTTGGAGAAAATAACAAATTTGCATTTTTCCCTTCTGTGGGTGGAGCATGGCGCGTGTCCGAAGAAGGTTTCCTTAAAGGCAATAAAAACATTACCAATTTGAAGGTTCGTGCCAGTTATGGTATGTCTGGTAACCAGGAAATTGGTCAATATCAATCAATTGCTCAAATCCAGCCAGGCACTACGGTTTTAGGCGGAGCTCAGCAATCTACTTTATTGCCAAGTTACCTTGGAAATCCTAATTTGAAATGGGAAAGATCATTGCAGTTTGATGCAGGTGTAGAACTTGGAATTCGTGAAAATATCAATCTTGTTGTGGATTATTACAACCGTACAACAAAGGATCTTTTGCTTCAGGCACCAATTCCATGGTCGGCCGGTGAAACTAATGCGAACGTTTATCAGAACGTAGGATCGGTTAGAAACTCAGGTTTTGAAGTTGCTTTGAATACAACAAACATTCAAACTGACAATTTTACCTGGACGACCAATTTCATTTTTGCAGCGAACAAAAACAAGATTTTGAAGCTGAATCATGGTAATGCTGACATTTTCCCTGGTCCAAACTTTTTGGGACAAACCAACATTTTGCGCGTAGGAGAGTCAATCGGTTCATTGTATGGTATGACACGTCTGGGTACTTACAGCACGGATGAGGCCGATCTTGCAGCAGCGCACAATCTGAAACCAGGTGACAGAAAGTATGTTTACAATGCAGATGGAAGTAACTATTACAGCATTATTGGCCGGACCACACCAAAATGGACTGGTACTTTCAGCAGTACATTGAAATATAAAGCGTGGGATTTCACATTCGATATCCGTTTTGTGGAAGGCCTGAATACAGCTGCAACTTTCAAACACTCGACGGAAGACAGACAAACATTGGCAAACAGCTTGGCTACGGTTTTGGATGCCTGGACTCCAACGCATCAGAACACAATGATATCGCAGGTTCGTAATTACAAATTTGCTCAGGATTCACATTTTGATACCTGGTGGGTTGAAAACGGATCTTTCATTCGTGGGCAAAACTTTATGCTGGGTTACTCATTGCAGGATCCTCTTTTGCAAAAGCTGAAACTTAGCCGTTTGCGTGTTTATGCAAGTGTGCAAAATCTTTTCGTAATTACCAAATACACAGGTTATGATCCTGAGGTAGATACGTTTAACTCTGGCTATGGAGCAAATAGTTCGTTTTCTCAAAACCTGGACTTTTTTGCCAACCCTCGCCCGCGTGTCTGGAACCTAGGTGCAACACTTACTTTTTAA